The proteins below are encoded in one region of Portunus trituberculatus isolate SZX2019 chromosome 17, ASM1759143v1, whole genome shotgun sequence:
- the LOC123505157 gene encoding serine-rich adhesin for platelets-like isoform X6 — MSLLSLTAKMMAAVQCGGGSLGSRSRRKKFDDNQWWELFDTNTSRFYYYNATSQKTVWHRPQNCDIIPLAKLQLFSQQQIKQNTEVADDDDGRKVVKESIGTQTPAKLQIPFTIPAGTSSPKQQQQQAQHSSPAPHHLRLKTNGSLPLSTTTTTTSSTSSTTTSIPPHKNGVLQAAVPSMASTPHHPKLSPSSSLSSSRSSLSGVPGPGSLQRCHSAFLGRRGPRGSLPGISSSSGAEEVLDCGVGGGAGRRGGRLRWSGRAVPHSRGGPGPGSLQKKEPSGLTDGLSLPHSLARRVTSSNTQTSSAPSPRPVRRPSAPTTSPSGGSGGGSGSRGGSGGSTPGHHHHHHHRHTGSCSHHHHHHHHHPEATNGEAGGRRMRRSSQSSQGSSLSYTRPYKQVPEAVSAPAIVLLQESGRSSDSSMSQSRTSLESSGYRLLESPRGSARDAKLALAGNSRVGERRSKEGDPASSPRSPDSMSSQSSPTHPQGAPGTPSSHRRPHPDRREPASRYKAAPQHDFALLQMAKQRSFDVSNYPKRSELNLDRPREIALSRSYSFMSRPRCHDEDGMHERFLVASSGGGSGSGGLRSVESTPQPRRRNKHDVAGSPDSSLGSHGYLSHRQRSDSSGLESLATPMMHRKQRSLESGKTRLRADLRPSSSAHTRLVASDSSPSPPSPKHEFSPFTFESPKGQDSGASTLTDKDTRSNYGRGSADSSPHSQVDSGLVSGTTGSRGSIDSNSRRTERPDKETKHSSTEATAKVSPSRPASEREGRRCSHRRHHHCSKHRTGNSAPAPGSGCGAPASTTTAPSGTTDSDRSDTLQSSSSSQHLVQASSGTNSHNHNSSSGSSSTAKQASPSSSSKQASPSTAGTGRQTSPSTTNTTSTTTTTTTTTTTAAAPGRQTSPQHHDLTHLYSNLEYVYEQPVYQYIMEQAKLTGYRFGDALFEDGDSLHSDDSAGRLDDSDEFADDEGMSNADSSSQEYLEDVNYLADDEMYSDFYMPFSWRNKTKLDEDDTVDGTKESQAPSAVHSGPGITAPSPQVAPRTSLPCTIPSAASHAPMPPNSLPLDTQHASLRRKQDASNHQPLYSPILEKGELSGGGGGTGSGGGQLGNRPLSISIPNMTDPTLTTNPVTGSLHRPSQGLTALSLMKKPPSESDFERYSGGGGGEGHNMEKYAQENLNIHTRGLLRKKVPVVDMISWTKDLIRKPMLATLDKSLKNQACDLFRLVQIYMSDRKPKPGMTLNSVGLDLVSTCFNTEDLRDELFVQICRQTTENHKRDSLRRGWELLAICLAFFPPSDKFNPYLAGYISRHCDPAFCSMFPDVSKWPIHIQVAHYAGVCMKRLERTTVNGKRQRLKKPTLEEIDLARLHIFRASMFGSTIEEVMALQRDRYPHRRLPWVQTTLSEEVLRLQGTNTEGIFRVPADFEEVHQLKQVVDQWEVGDCGEAHVCAALLKLWYRELYEPLIPDSLYQAAINAHEDPQQAVALVNNLPEINRLVLSYLIRFLQYFAQPEIVAATKMDASNLAMVMAPNCLRCTSDDPRIIYENTRKEMAFIRTLIQNLDTAFMEGVV, encoded by the exons atGTCTCTGCTGTCTCTCACCGCCAAGATGATGGCCGCCGTGCAGTGTGGCGGCGGCTCCCTCGGATCCCGTTCAAGAAG GAAGAAATTTGATGACAACCAGTGGTGGGAGTTGTTTGATACCAACACGTCgcgtttctactactacaatgccACCTCACAGAAGACTGTCTGGCACCGACCCCAAAACTGTGACATCATTCCCCTGGCTAAGCTGCAG CTCTTCTCCCAGCAGCAGATCAAGCAGAACACGGAGGTGGCTGATGATGACGACGGCAGGAAGGTGGTCAAAGAATCCATCGGAACTCAGACCCCTGCTAAACTG CAGATTCCTTTCACCATTCCGGCGGGCACCTCGTCCcccaaacagcagcagcagcaggcgcaGCATTCCTCCCCAGCCCCGCACCACCTTCGCCTCAAGACCAATggttccctccccctctccactaccaccaccaccacctcctccacctcctccaccaccacctccatccccCCCCATAAAAACGGTGTCCTCCAGGCTGCCGTACCCAGCATGGCGTCCACCCCACACCACCCCAAACTGTCCCCAAGTAGTTCCCTGAGTTCATCCCGGTCATCCCTGAGTGGAGTGCCCGGCCCCGGCTCCCTCCAACGGTGCCACAGTGCCTTCCTGGGGCGGCGGGGGCCACGGGGTTCCCTGCCAGGGataagcagcagcagtgggGCGGAAGAAGTGCTAGACTGTGGGGtgggaggcggggcggggcggcgtgGGGGCCGGCTGAGGTGGTCAGGGCGGGCTGTTCCGCACTCACGGGGTGGCCCTGGCCCGGGGTCATTGCAGAAGAAGGAACCATCCGGCCTGACGGatggcctctccctcccacactccctGGCCAGGAGGGTGACCAGCTCCAACACACAGACTTCCTCGGCACCCTCCCCGCGGCCCGTCAGGCGCCCCTCGGCTCCCACCACTTCTcccagcggcggcagcggcggcggcagtggaaGTAgaggtggcagcggcggcagcactccaggacatcaccaccaccaccatcaccgccacactGGATCGtgttcccatcaccaccatcaccaccaccaccaccctgaggCCACCAACGGGGAAGCGGGGGGACGCAGGATGCGCCGCAGCTCCCAGTCCTCGCAGGGGTCCTCACTGTCCTACACCCGCCCCTACAAGCAG GTCCCAGAGGCCGTCTCAGCACCAGCCATTGTCCTCCTGCAGGAGTCAGGTCGTTCCAGTGACAGTTCCATGTCACAGAGCCGCACTTCCCTGGAGAGCTCCGGCTACCGGCTGCTGGAGTCCCCACGGGGTAGTGCTAGGGATGCCAAGCTGGCCCTGGCAGGGAACAGCAGGGTGGGCGAGCGCCGCAGCAAGGAAGGAGACCCGGCTTCCTCCCCGCGCTCCCCCGATTCCATGTCTTCTCAGTCCTCCCCAACTCATCCCCAGGGGGCCCCTGGTACCCCCTCCTCCCACCGGCGACCTCACCCCGACAGAAGAGAGCCGGCCTCACGCTACAAGGCAGCACCGCAGCATGACTTTGCCCTGCTACAGATGGCCAAGCAGCGAAGCTTTGATGTCTCCAATTACCCCAAGCGGTCAGAGCTGAACCTGGACCGGCCGCGTGAAATAGCCCTCTCCCGTAGCTACAGCTTCATGTCTCGGCCGCGCTGCCATGACGAGGATGGCATGCACGAGCGCTTTCTGGTGgccagcagcggcggcggcagtgggtCCGGTGGCCTGCGTTCGGTGGAGTCCACGCCACAGCCGCGCCGCCGCAACAAGCACGATGTGGCCGGCAGCCCCGATTCATCCCTGGGCTCCCACGGCTACCTCAGCCACAGACAGCGCTCAGACAGTTCCGGCCTGGAGAGTCTGGCCACTCCCATGATGCACCGCAAGCAGCGCTCCCTGGAGTCTGGCAAGACCAGGCTGAGGGCAGACCTGCGGCCCAGCAGCAGCGCACACACCAGACTGGTCGCTTCAGATTCTAGTCCCAGTCCCCCGAGTCCCAAGCACGAGTTCTCCCCATTCACCTTTGAGTCTCCCAAGGGGCAGGACAGCGGGGCCTCCACGCTCACTGACAAAGACACTCGCTCCAACTACGGGCGGGGCTCAGCGGACAGCTCGCCACACTCCCAGGTGGACTCTGGCCTGGTGTCCGGCACCACCGGCAGCCGCGGCTCCATCGACAGCAACTCCCGGCGGACGGAGCGGCCGGATAAGGAGACCAAGCACTCCTCCACCGAGGCCACTGCCAAGGTCTCCCCAAGCCGGCCGGCCAGTGAGCGTGAGGGCCGCCGCTgcagccaccgccgccaccaccactgcagcaaGCACCGCACCGGCAACTCAGCCCCAGCCCCCGGCAGTGGCTGCGGTGCCccagccagcaccaccactgctccgtCAGGCACCACAGACAGCGACCGCAGCGACACCCTccagagcagcagcagctccCAGCACCTGGTGCAGGCCAGCAGCGGCACAAACAGCCACAACCACAACTCAAGctcaggcagcagcagcactgcCAAGCAGGCCTCccccagcagtagcagcaagcAGGCTAGCCCCAGCACTGCTGGCACAGGCCGGCAGACCagcccctccaccaccaacaccacctccaccaccaccaccaccaccaccaccaccaccactgctgccgctCCAGGCCGCCAGACCAGTCCACAGCACCACGACCTCACTCACCTCTACTCCAACCTGGAGTATGTGTATGAGCAGCCCGTCTACCAGTACATCATGGAGCAGGCCAAGCTCACAG GTTACCGGTTTGGTGATGCCCTGTTTGAGGATGGCGACTCCCTGCACAGTGATGACTCCGCCGGCCGCCTTGACGACAGCGACGAGTTTGCTGATGACGAGGGCATGTCCAACGCTGACTCCTCCTCACAG GAATACTTGGAGGATGTCAACTACCTGGCTGATGATGAGATGTATTCTGACTTCTACATGCCGTTCAGCTGGAGGAACAAGACCAAGCTGG ATGAAGATGACACAGtcgatggcaccaaagagagcCAGGCACCCTCGGCAGTCCACAGCGGGCCTGGCATTACGGCACCCTCCCCACAGGTGGCTCCCAGGACGTCTCTCCCTTGCACCATCCCCAGCGCTGCCTCCCACGCCCCCATGCCTCCCAACAGCCTCCCCCTGGACACCCAGCATGCCTCACTCAGAAGGAAACAGGACGCAAGCAACCACCAGCCTCTCTACTCACCCATCCTGGAGAagggcgag ctaagtggtggtggtggtggtactggtagtggtggaggacagCTGGGCAACcgtcctctctccatctccatcccGAATATGACTGACCCAACACTCACAACCAACCCTGTGACTGGCTCTCTCCACCGGCCCTCACAG GGGCTGACGGCTCTCTCCCTCATGAAGAAGCCTCCCTCAGAATCAGACTTTGAGCGGtacagcggcggtggcggtggcgaggGGCACAACATGGAGAAGTATGCACAAGAGAACCTCAACATCCACACCCGTGGCCTGTTGAGGAAGAAAGTGCCTGTTGTGGACATGATCTCATGGACAAAG GACCTGATAAGGAAACCCATGCTGGCCACCCTCGACAAGTCCCTAAAGAACCAGGCCTGCGACTTGTTCCGGCTGGTTCAGATCTACATGAGTGACCGCAAACCCAAACCAGGCATGACCCTCAACTCAGTAGGCCTGGATCTGGTGAGCACCTGCTTCAACACAGAGGACCTCAGAGACGAGCTCTTTGTGCAGATCTGCCGCCAAACCACTGAGAATCATAAGAG GGACAGTctgaggagaggatgggagctGCTGGCCATCTGCTTggcattcttccctccttcagacAAATTCAATCCTTACTTGGCTGGCTACATCTCCCGTCACTGCGACCCGGCCTTCTGCTCCATGTTTCCTGATGTTTCCAAGTGGCCCATTCACATCCAG GTTGCTCACTACGCTGGTGTGTGCATGAAGCGTCTGGAGCGAACCACAGTCAACGGCAAGCGGCAGCGGCTGAAGAAACCCACGCTGGAGGAGATTGACCTGGCTCGTCTCCACATCTTCCGAGCCTCCATGTTTGGCAGCACCATTGAGGAGGTCATGGCACTGCAGAGGGACAG GTACCCCCACCGGCGCTTGCCTTGGGTTCAGACTACACTGTCAGAGGAGGTCCTGAGGCTGCAGGGGACCAACACAGAGGGCATATTTAGGGTTCCTGCTGACTTTgaggaa GTACACCAGTTGAAGcaggtggtggaccagtggGAGGTTGGTGACTGTGGTGAAGCCCACGTGTGTGCTGCACTACTCAAGCTGTGGTACCGGGAGCTGTACGAACCCCTCATCCCCGACTCCCTGTACCAGGCTGCCATCAACGCCCATGAGGATCCCCAGCAGGCAGTGGCCCTCGTCAACAACCTTCCAGAGATCAACAGGCTTGTGCTCTCCTATCTCATCAG GTTCCTACAGTACTTTGCCCAGCCAGAGATTGTGGCAGCCACCAAGATGGACGCCAGCAACCTGGCCATGGTAATGGCACCCAACTGCTTGCGCTGCACCAGCGACGACCCTCGCATCATTTACGAGAACACCCGCAAAGAAATGGCCTTCATCCGAACCCTGATACAAAACTTGGACACAGCCTTCATGGAGGGAGTGGTCTGA
- the LOC123505157 gene encoding serine-rich adhesin for platelets-like isoform X5, with protein MAAERLEWVEIIEPSTRNIMFANLTTGQCVWDPPPGAHVKKFDDNQWWELFDTNTSRFYYYNATSQKTVWHRPQNCDIIPLAKLQQIKQNTEVADDDDGRKVVKESIGTQTPAKLIPFTIPAGTSSPKQQQQQAQHSSPAPHHLRLKTNGSLPLSTTTTTTSSTSSTTTSIPPHKNGVLQAAVPSMASTPHHPKLSPSSSLSSSRSSLSGVPGPGSLQRCHSAFLGRRGPRGSLPGISSSSGAEEVLDCGVGGGAGRRGGRLRWSGRAVPHSRGGPGPGSLQKKEPSGLTDGLSLPHSLARRVTSSNTQTSSAPSPRPVRRPSAPTTSPSGGSGGGSGSRGGSGGSTPGHHHHHHHRHTGSCSHHHHHHHHHPEATNGEAGGRRMRRSSQSSQGSSLSYTRPYKQVPEAVSAPAIVLLQESGRSSDSSMSQSRTSLESSGYRLLESPRGSARDAKLALAGNSRVGERRSKEGDPASSPRSPDSMSSQSSPTHPQGAPGTPSSHRRPHPDRREPASRYKAAPQHDFALLQMAKQRSFDVSNYPKRSELNLDRPREIALSRSYSFMSRPRCHDEDGMHERFLVASSGGGSGSGGLRSVESTPQPRRRNKHDVAGSPDSSLGSHGYLSHRQRSDSSGLESLATPMMHRKQRSLESGKTRLRADLRPSSSAHTRLVASDSSPSPPSPKHEFSPFTFESPKGQDSGASTLTDKDTRSNYGRGSADSSPHSQVDSGLVSGTTGSRGSIDSNSRRTERPDKETKHSSTEATAKVSPSRPASEREGRRCSHRRHHHCSKHRTGNSAPAPGSGCGAPASTTTAPSGTTDSDRSDTLQSSSSSQHLVQASSGTNSHNHNSSSGSSSTAKQASPSSSSKQASPSTAGTGRQTSPSTTNTTSTTTTTTTTTTTAAAPGRQTSPQHHDLTHLYSNLEYVYEQPVYQYIMEQAKLTGYRFGDALFEDGDSLHSDDSAGRLDDSDEFADDEGMSNADSSSQEYLEDVNYLADDEMYSDFYMPFSWRNKTKLDEDDTVDGTKESQAPSAVHSGPGITAPSPQVAPRTSLPCTIPSAASHAPMPPNSLPLDTQHASLRRKQDASNHQPLYSPILEKGELSGGGGGTGSGGGQLGNRPLSISIPNMTDPTLTTNPVTGSLHRPSQGLTALSLMKKPPSESDFERYSGGGGGEGHNMEKYAQENLNIHTRGLLRKKVPVVDMISWTKDLIRKPMLATLDKSLKNQACDLFRLVQIYMSDRKPKPGMTLNSVGLDLVSTCFNTEDLRDELFVQICRQTTENHKRDSLRRGWELLAICLAFFPPSDKFNPYLAGYISRHCDPAFCSMFPDVSKWPIHIQVAHYAGVCMKRLERTTVNGKRQRLKKPTLEEIDLARLHIFRASMFGSTIEEVMALQRDRYPHRRLPWVQTTLSEEVLRLQGTNTEGIFRVPADFEEVHQLKQVVDQWEVGDCGEAHVCAALLKLWYRELYEPLIPDSLYQAAINAHEDPQQAVALVNNLPEINRLVLSYLIRFLQYFAQPEIVAATKMDASNLAMVMAPNCLRCTSDDPRIIYENTRKEMAFIRTLIQNLDTAFMEGVV; from the exons GAAGAAATTTGATGACAACCAGTGGTGGGAGTTGTTTGATACCAACACGTCgcgtttctactactacaatgccACCTCACAGAAGACTGTCTGGCACCGACCCCAAAACTGTGACATCATTCCCCTGGCTAAGCTGCAG CAGATCAAGCAGAACACGGAGGTGGCTGATGATGACGACGGCAGGAAGGTGGTCAAAGAATCCATCGGAACTCAGACCCCTGCTAAACTG ATTCCTTTCACCATTCCGGCGGGCACCTCGTCCcccaaacagcagcagcagcaggcgcaGCATTCCTCCCCAGCCCCGCACCACCTTCGCCTCAAGACCAATggttccctccccctctccactaccaccaccaccacctcctccacctcctccaccaccacctccatccccCCCCATAAAAACGGTGTCCTCCAGGCTGCCGTACCCAGCATGGCGTCCACCCCACACCACCCCAAACTGTCCCCAAGTAGTTCCCTGAGTTCATCCCGGTCATCCCTGAGTGGAGTGCCCGGCCCCGGCTCCCTCCAACGGTGCCACAGTGCCTTCCTGGGGCGGCGGGGGCCACGGGGTTCCCTGCCAGGGataagcagcagcagtgggGCGGAAGAAGTGCTAGACTGTGGGGtgggaggcggggcggggcggcgtgGGGGCCGGCTGAGGTGGTCAGGGCGGGCTGTTCCGCACTCACGGGGTGGCCCTGGCCCGGGGTCATTGCAGAAGAAGGAACCATCCGGCCTGACGGatggcctctccctcccacactccctGGCCAGGAGGGTGACCAGCTCCAACACACAGACTTCCTCGGCACCCTCCCCGCGGCCCGTCAGGCGCCCCTCGGCTCCCACCACTTCTcccagcggcggcagcggcggcggcagtggaaGTAgaggtggcagcggcggcagcactccaggacatcaccaccaccaccatcaccgccacactGGATCGtgttcccatcaccaccatcaccaccaccaccaccctgaggCCACCAACGGGGAAGCGGGGGGACGCAGGATGCGCCGCAGCTCCCAGTCCTCGCAGGGGTCCTCACTGTCCTACACCCGCCCCTACAAGCAG GTCCCAGAGGCCGTCTCAGCACCAGCCATTGTCCTCCTGCAGGAGTCAGGTCGTTCCAGTGACAGTTCCATGTCACAGAGCCGCACTTCCCTGGAGAGCTCCGGCTACCGGCTGCTGGAGTCCCCACGGGGTAGTGCTAGGGATGCCAAGCTGGCCCTGGCAGGGAACAGCAGGGTGGGCGAGCGCCGCAGCAAGGAAGGAGACCCGGCTTCCTCCCCGCGCTCCCCCGATTCCATGTCTTCTCAGTCCTCCCCAACTCATCCCCAGGGGGCCCCTGGTACCCCCTCCTCCCACCGGCGACCTCACCCCGACAGAAGAGAGCCGGCCTCACGCTACAAGGCAGCACCGCAGCATGACTTTGCCCTGCTACAGATGGCCAAGCAGCGAAGCTTTGATGTCTCCAATTACCCCAAGCGGTCAGAGCTGAACCTGGACCGGCCGCGTGAAATAGCCCTCTCCCGTAGCTACAGCTTCATGTCTCGGCCGCGCTGCCATGACGAGGATGGCATGCACGAGCGCTTTCTGGTGgccagcagcggcggcggcagtgggtCCGGTGGCCTGCGTTCGGTGGAGTCCACGCCACAGCCGCGCCGCCGCAACAAGCACGATGTGGCCGGCAGCCCCGATTCATCCCTGGGCTCCCACGGCTACCTCAGCCACAGACAGCGCTCAGACAGTTCCGGCCTGGAGAGTCTGGCCACTCCCATGATGCACCGCAAGCAGCGCTCCCTGGAGTCTGGCAAGACCAGGCTGAGGGCAGACCTGCGGCCCAGCAGCAGCGCACACACCAGACTGGTCGCTTCAGATTCTAGTCCCAGTCCCCCGAGTCCCAAGCACGAGTTCTCCCCATTCACCTTTGAGTCTCCCAAGGGGCAGGACAGCGGGGCCTCCACGCTCACTGACAAAGACACTCGCTCCAACTACGGGCGGGGCTCAGCGGACAGCTCGCCACACTCCCAGGTGGACTCTGGCCTGGTGTCCGGCACCACCGGCAGCCGCGGCTCCATCGACAGCAACTCCCGGCGGACGGAGCGGCCGGATAAGGAGACCAAGCACTCCTCCACCGAGGCCACTGCCAAGGTCTCCCCAAGCCGGCCGGCCAGTGAGCGTGAGGGCCGCCGCTgcagccaccgccgccaccaccactgcagcaaGCACCGCACCGGCAACTCAGCCCCAGCCCCCGGCAGTGGCTGCGGTGCCccagccagcaccaccactgctccgtCAGGCACCACAGACAGCGACCGCAGCGACACCCTccagagcagcagcagctccCAGCACCTGGTGCAGGCCAGCAGCGGCACAAACAGCCACAACCACAACTCAAGctcaggcagcagcagcactgcCAAGCAGGCCTCccccagcagtagcagcaagcAGGCTAGCCCCAGCACTGCTGGCACAGGCCGGCAGACCagcccctccaccaccaacaccacctccaccaccaccaccaccaccaccaccaccaccactgctgccgctCCAGGCCGCCAGACCAGTCCACAGCACCACGACCTCACTCACCTCTACTCCAACCTGGAGTATGTGTATGAGCAGCCCGTCTACCAGTACATCATGGAGCAGGCCAAGCTCACAG GTTACCGGTTTGGTGATGCCCTGTTTGAGGATGGCGACTCCCTGCACAGTGATGACTCCGCCGGCCGCCTTGACGACAGCGACGAGTTTGCTGATGACGAGGGCATGTCCAACGCTGACTCCTCCTCACAG GAATACTTGGAGGATGTCAACTACCTGGCTGATGATGAGATGTATTCTGACTTCTACATGCCGTTCAGCTGGAGGAACAAGACCAAGCTGG ATGAAGATGACACAGtcgatggcaccaaagagagcCAGGCACCCTCGGCAGTCCACAGCGGGCCTGGCATTACGGCACCCTCCCCACAGGTGGCTCCCAGGACGTCTCTCCCTTGCACCATCCCCAGCGCTGCCTCCCACGCCCCCATGCCTCCCAACAGCCTCCCCCTGGACACCCAGCATGCCTCACTCAGAAGGAAACAGGACGCAAGCAACCACCAGCCTCTCTACTCACCCATCCTGGAGAagggcgag ctaagtggtggtggtggtggtactggtagtggtggaggacagCTGGGCAACcgtcctctctccatctccatcccGAATATGACTGACCCAACACTCACAACCAACCCTGTGACTGGCTCTCTCCACCGGCCCTCACAG GGGCTGACGGCTCTCTCCCTCATGAAGAAGCCTCCCTCAGAATCAGACTTTGAGCGGtacagcggcggtggcggtggcgaggGGCACAACATGGAGAAGTATGCACAAGAGAACCTCAACATCCACACCCGTGGCCTGTTGAGGAAGAAAGTGCCTGTTGTGGACATGATCTCATGGACAAAG GACCTGATAAGGAAACCCATGCTGGCCACCCTCGACAAGTCCCTAAAGAACCAGGCCTGCGACTTGTTCCGGCTGGTTCAGATCTACATGAGTGACCGCAAACCCAAACCAGGCATGACCCTCAACTCAGTAGGCCTGGATCTGGTGAGCACCTGCTTCAACACAGAGGACCTCAGAGACGAGCTCTTTGTGCAGATCTGCCGCCAAACCACTGAGAATCATAAGAG GGACAGTctgaggagaggatgggagctGCTGGCCATCTGCTTggcattcttccctccttcagacAAATTCAATCCTTACTTGGCTGGCTACATCTCCCGTCACTGCGACCCGGCCTTCTGCTCCATGTTTCCTGATGTTTCCAAGTGGCCCATTCACATCCAG GTTGCTCACTACGCTGGTGTGTGCATGAAGCGTCTGGAGCGAACCACAGTCAACGGCAAGCGGCAGCGGCTGAAGAAACCCACGCTGGAGGAGATTGACCTGGCTCGTCTCCACATCTTCCGAGCCTCCATGTTTGGCAGCACCATTGAGGAGGTCATGGCACTGCAGAGGGACAG GTACCCCCACCGGCGCTTGCCTTGGGTTCAGACTACACTGTCAGAGGAGGTCCTGAGGCTGCAGGGGACCAACACAGAGGGCATATTTAGGGTTCCTGCTGACTTTgaggaa GTACACCAGTTGAAGcaggtggtggaccagtggGAGGTTGGTGACTGTGGTGAAGCCCACGTGTGTGCTGCACTACTCAAGCTGTGGTACCGGGAGCTGTACGAACCCCTCATCCCCGACTCCCTGTACCAGGCTGCCATCAACGCCCATGAGGATCCCCAGCAGGCAGTGGCCCTCGTCAACAACCTTCCAGAGATCAACAGGCTTGTGCTCTCCTATCTCATCAG GTTCCTACAGTACTTTGCCCAGCCAGAGATTGTGGCAGCCACCAAGATGGACGCCAGCAACCTGGCCATGGTAATGGCACCCAACTGCTTGCGCTGCACCAGCGACGACCCTCGCATCATTTACGAGAACACCCGCAAAGAAATGGCCTTCATCCGAACCCTGATACAAAACTTGGACACAGCCTTCATGGAGGGAGTGGTCTGA